In Cicer arietinum cultivar CDC Frontier isolate Library 1 chromosome 7, Cicar.CDCFrontier_v2.0, whole genome shotgun sequence, a single window of DNA contains:
- the LOC101492470 gene encoding translocase of chloroplast 90, chloroplastic codes for MHLATLIRAEESDLKRVNLSSSRARAIANQQEATGMPQLDFSCRILVLGKTGVGKSATINSIFDQEKTMTNAFQPATNCIQEVAGTINGLNITFIDTPGFLPSSTNNLKRNKRIMLSVKRFIRKSPPDIVLYFERLDLINSGYSDLPLLKLITEVFGAAIWFNTILVMTHSSSVIPEGPGGYTVNYDSYISQCTDLIQQYIHQAVLDSRLENPVLLVENHPQCPRNIRGEKILPNGQVWRSQLLLFCICTKVLGDVNSLLKFQNGVELGPANSARVPSLPHLLSSLLRHRPVPNQSGIDDEIEDILLSDKEEGDEYDQLPSIRILTKAQFEKLSKSQKEDYLDELEYRETLYLKKQLKEDYRKRKEKLLLKEQEFFDSDNSDDQQAPSEPVLLPDMAVPLNFDSDCSIHRYRCLVDNDQWLVRPVLDPQGWDHDVGFDGINLETATEIKKNIYASVVGQMHKTKQDINIQSECAAAYVNSLGPTYSMGVDVQSAGKDMVCTVHSNTKLKNIKHNIADCGVSVTSFAKKYYVGAKLEDTLLVGKRLKFVVNAGRMEGHGQVACGGSFEACLRGEDYPVRNDNLSLTMTVLSFNKETVLSGSLQSEFRLSRSLKATVSANLNSRKMGQICIKTSSSEHLQIALVAVFSILKILLHRKET; via the coding sequence ATGCACCTGGCAACTTTGATTCGTGCTGAGGAGTCGGATCTGAAAAGAGTCAACCTCAGTAGCAGTAGAGCCCGAGCAATAGCAAACCAACAAGAGGCAACTGGTATGCCTCAATTGGACTTTTCCTGCAGAATACTTGTCCTTGGTAAAACAGGAGTTGGTAAAAGTGCTACCATAAACTCTATATTTGATCAAGAAAAAACCATGACTAATGCTTTTCAGCCTGCTACTAATTGCATTCAAGAAGTTGCAGGAACTATCAATGGGCTTAACATAACGTTTATCGATACACCTGGTTTCCTACCTTCCTCTACCAATAATCTAAAGAGAAATAAGAGGATCATgctttccgtgaagagatttaTTAGAAAGTCCCCTCCAGACATTGTTTTGTACTTTGAACGGCTTGATCTTATAAATTCTGGTTATAGTGACCTCCCACTTTTGAAGCTTATAACCGAAGTATTTGGTGCAGCAATCTGGTTCAACACTATCCTAGTGATGACTCATTCATCCTCAGTTATTCCAGAAGGACCTGGTGGATATACTGTTAATTATGATTCATATATTTCTCAATGTACAGACTTAATACAGCAGTATATACATCAGGCAGTGTTAGATTCAAGGCTTGAAAACCCTGTACTTCTGGTTGAGAACCATCCTCAGTGCCCGAGAAATATTAGGGGGGAGAAAATTCTTCCCAATGGACAGGTTTGGAGATCTCAACTCTTGTTATTCTGCATTTGTACCAAAGTTCTTGGTGATGTAAATTCCCTCCTTAAGTTTCAGAACGGTGTAGAACTAGGACCAGCAAATAGTGCTCGTGTACCATCATTGCCCCATCTCCTTTCATCCCTGTTACGCCATCGCCCTGTACCCAATCAAAGTGGAATTgatgatgaaattgaggatATTTTACTTTCAGACAAGGAAGAAGGAGATGAATATGATCAACTTCCATCAATAAGAATCTTGACAAAAGCCCAGTTTGAAAAGTTGTCCAAGTCGCAGAAAGAAGATTATCTGGATGAATTGGAATACAGGGAGACCCTTTACTTAAAGAAACAATTGAAAGAAGACTATCGCAAGCGCAAGGAGAAGTTACTCTTAAAAGAGCAAGAATTTTTTGATAGTGATAATTCTGATGATCAACAGGCTCCTTCAGAACCTGTTCTGTTACCGGATATGGCTGTTCCTCTAAATTTTGACTCGGATTGTTCTATCCATAGATATCGCTGCCTTGTTGATAATGACCAATGGCTTGTGAGGCCCGTTCTTGATCCCCAAGGATGGGATCATGATGTGGGTTTTGATGGTATAAACTTGGAGACAGCTACCGAAATAAAGAAGAATATATATGCCTCGGTTGTGGGACAAATGCATAAGACCAAGCAGGATATCAATATTCAATCTGAGTGTGCTGCAGCTTATGTTAATTCGTTGGGTCCAACTTATTCTATGGGCGTTGATGTTCAATCTGCTGGTAAAGATATGGTTTGTACTGTTCATAGCAacacaaaattgaaaaacataaaGCACAACATTGCTGACTGCGGTGTTTCTGTGACATCTTTCGCAAAGAAATACTATGTGGGTGCAAAACTTGAGGATACTTTGCTAGTTGGGAAGAGATTAAAATTTGTCGTAAATGCTGGCCGCATGGAAGGTCATGGACAAGTAGCGTGTGGTGGAAGTTTTGAAGCTTGTTTACGAGGGGAAGATTATCCTGTAAGAAATGACAATTTAAGTCTCACAATGACAGTCCTCTCCTTCAATAAAGAGACGGTATTGAGTGGAAGTTTACAATCTGAGTTCAGGTTGAGTCGAAGCTTGAAAGCAACTGTTAGTGCTAATCTAAATAGTCGCAAAATGGGACAAATATGTATAAAGACGAGTAGTTCTGAGCATTTACAAATTGCTTTGGTTGCAGTTTTCTCAATTTTGAAGATCCTGTTACATAGGAAGGAAACTTAA
- the LOC101490750 gene encoding prefoldin subunit 6, translated as MSSINIRDLQRELENKANDLSKLQKDIAKNHQVRKKYTIQLGENELVLKELDLLKEDANVYKLIGPVLVKQDLAEANANVRKRIEYISAELKRLDATVQDLEEKQKSKQETIMKLQQKAQSLQAGKGKA; from the exons ATGAGTTCGATCAACATTAGAGATCTTCAACGCGAATTGGAGAACAAAGCGAACGATCTCAGCAAACTTCAAAAAG ataTTGCGAAGAATCACCAAGTTAGAAAGAAGTACACAATCCAACTTGGCGAGAATGAACTCGTCCTTAAG GAGCTGGATTTATTGAAAGAAGATGCAAATGTTTACAAGTTGATTGGCCCTGTACTCGTTAAGCAAGATTTGGCTGAGGCCAATGCTAATGTCCGCAAGAGGATTGAATACATATCAGCTGAACT GAAGCGTCTTGATGCCACCGTTCAAGATTTGGAAGAGAAGCAGAAAAGCAAGCAAGAAACG ATAATGAAATTGCAACAAAAGGCGCAGTCTCTTCAGGCTGGGAAAGGCAAGGCATAG
- the LOC101492129 gene encoding uncharacterized protein, whose protein sequence is MEEDEYPYPYPWNQHFFDNKNINIPNAQLIQVLEALKQASQNIQTNPDSPSIKPLFQLHTILSTDSNLSQHLNKLKTVIDSLHNSKPTLRSFLTRPLSTHSISKLASSIQSELQSWIDRETIQTLSNTLSNNYNHQHEFISLLTRFTHRVSQGFNRELQQLVLKFKLFSSLESILFDAKCSHLVREHAGFAIAALIRFNKDVFVGEVLMSPTVQALVSMASVGSIEVLCSLIRSIRSPIVDEIESNGEIPNIIVLLTSKDVKLSVLAMECVLEIGYFGRKEAVEGMLKEGVVEKLVELQRLEVSELKKEEEQEKCVNGGKMSPFGNCVAKFAVQLEVGEGLRQREKRAFKAEILVRVREACVSDAESATIVAEVLWGTSP, encoded by the coding sequence atggaagaagatgaatatcCATATCCATATCCATGGAATCAACACTTTTTtgacaacaaaaatattaacatcccAAACGCTCAACTTATACAGGTGTTAGAAGCTCTCAAACAAGCTTCTCAAAACATACAAACCAATCCAGATTCACCATCCATAAAACCACTTTTCCAACTCCACACTATTCTTTCCACCGATTCAAATCTCTCCCAACACCTCAACAAACTCAAAACCGTTATCGACTCGCTCCACAACTCTAAACCGACTCTCCGTTCCTTCCTAACTCGTCCTCTCTCAACTCACTCCATCTCCAAACTCGCATCCTCCATTCAATCCGAACTTCAATCATGGATCGACCGCGAAACAATTCAAACCCTATCAAACACTCTCTCCAATAATTATAACCACCAGCACGAGTTCATTTCTCTTCTCACTCGTTTTACTCACCGAGTTTCGCAGGGTTTTAACCGCGAGTTACAGCAACTTGTTCTTAAATTCAAACTCTTCTCTTCACTCGAATCGATTCTATTCGACGCGAAATGTTCTCACCTTGTTCGCGAACACGCGGGTTTCGCGATTGCCGCGTTGATTCGTTTCAACAAGGACGTCTTTGTCGGTGAGGTTTTGATGAGTCCCACAGTTCAAGCTTTGGTTTCCATGGCTTCTGTTGGTTCAATTGAGGTTCTATGTTCTCTGATTAGGTCAATTAGGTCACCGATCGTAGATGAAATTGAATCAAACGGTGAAATACCGAATATCATAGTATTGTTGACTTCAAAGGATGTGAAATTGAGTGTATTGGCGATGGAGTGTGTTCTTGAAATTGGGTATTTTGGAAGGAAGGAAGCGGTTGAGGGTATGTTGAAAGAGGGTGTAGTGGAGAAGCTTGTTGAGTTGCAGAGATTGGAAGTGAGTGAGttgaagaaagaagaagaacaagaaaaGTGTGTTAATGGAGGAAAGATGAGTCCTTTTGGGAACTGTGTGGCGAAATTTGCAGTGCAGTTGGAGGTTGGGGAAGGGTTGAGACAGAGAGAGAAAAGGGCTTTTAAGGCTGAAATATTGGTTAGAGTTAGAGAAGCTTGTGTTTCTGATGCTGAATCTGCTACTATTGTTGCTGAGGTTTTGTGGGGTACTTCTCCATAG
- the LOC101491800 gene encoding uncharacterized protein At2g34460, chloroplastic: MAAPLIARNPIFHTHRFTLSSSFRAKSISLLNFAKMEGSEISEEVVEKAQDDLSVKKKIFVAGATGSTGKRIVQQLLAKGFAVKAGVRDLDKARTTFSSNNNPSLQFVRADVTDASDKLAEAIGDDTEAVVCATGFRPGWDLLAPWKVDNFGTVNLVEACRKVNVNRFILISSILVNGAAMGQLLNPAYIFLNVFGLTLVAKLQAENHIRKSGINYTIIRPGGLKNEPPTGNVVMEPEDTLYEGSISRDQVAEVAVESLAYPEASYKVVEIVARPDAPKRAYHDLFGSIIQA; this comes from the exons ATGGCTGCTCCTCTCATTGCAAGAAATCCTATATTCCACACTCACCGATTCACCCTATCATCTTCCTTCAGAGCTAAATCTATTTCCCTCCTCAATTTCGCAAAG ATGGAAGGAAGTGAAATCTCTGAAGAGGTGGTAGAGAAAGCACAAGATGATTTGAGTGTGAAGAAGAAAATTTTTGTTGCTGGTGCAACTGGTAGTACTGGTAAAAGAATTGTTCAACAGTTACTTGCAAAGGGTTTTGCTGTTAAGGCTGGGGTTAGAGACTTGGACAAGGCTAGGACCACCTTTTCCTCTAACAACAATCCATCTCTTCAATTT GTGAGAGCTGATGTCACAGATGCTTCTGATAAGCTAGCTGAAGCTATTGGTGATGATACAGAAGCAGTTGTATGTGCCACAGGCTTTCGACCAGGGTGGGATTTGCTTGCTCCGTGGAAG GTTGACAATTTTGGCACTGTAAACCTTGTTGAAGCATGTAGGAAAGTCAACGTTAACCGGTTCATTCTTATAAGTTCCATTTTAGTCAATGGAGCAGCTATGGGACAGCTACTCAATCCCGCTTACATCTTTCTCAATGTTTTTGGACTCACCTTAGTGGCAAAATTACAGGCCGAAAATCACATCAGAAAATCCGGTATAAACTATACAATAATTAGACCTGGAGGGTTGAAAAACGAACCTCCAACCGGAAATGTTGTTATGGAGCCTGAG GACACCCTTTATGAAGGTTCCATATCCAGAGATCAAGTTGCAGAAGTAGCTGTGGAATCATTGGCTTATCCTGAGGCATCTTACAAAGTTGTGGAGATAGTTGCTCGACCTGATGCTCCTAAGCGTGCATACCATGATCTTTTTGGTTCCATAATTCAAGCATGA